CAATACTGGCAAAAAGGCAATACTGGCAAAAATGGCCTGCCAGTAAACAATGCTGTCCAGCACGCGGGAAACGATTACTGGCAAACTGGCAATACATACCAGGGATGGGGCGCTTCTGACGCTTCCGGCTGGGGTGCGGCTGACCGGGGCGGGTGGTAAGCGTGGCCCTGAAAATCATTGACCTTACCGCCCAACTCCGACACATTGAATTCCTTGTGCCGGGCCTGATCCCCGCCGGTTACATCACAATTGGGGCATCGAGGGAAGGAATCGGGAAAACCATGATCTTCTCTGGCCTGGCGTGGCAGATGACGCGGCCGGCAGGACGCGGGGAATTCCTGGGGCAACCTGTCCCGCACGGGCCTGTTATTTACCTGAACACGGACGCGGCAGACGGTGAAGCGCGTTCCGTGCGTCACTGGCTGGAACAGCACCGCAACACGTACCCGGACGGGGACATGAACGGCGTGACGGTGCTGGAGAGTACGGGCGCGGGCCTGACCATCGAGGAATTCACGGAACTCCTGAACATGGCAAAAGAGATGGGGGCGCGGTGCGTCATCATTGACAGCTTCATGGGCACCTTTCCCGGAATTGACGGGAACAAACTTCAGGACGCCCTACGGCCCATGTTTGCCCTGCGAGACTTTGCGGCGCAGACGGGTGCGGCGGTGATCGTGCTGGATCACTTGCCTAAGAAGGGCGCTAACGAGAAAGAAGGGGATCGTGGGGTGATGGGCAGCACCGGCAAGGGCGCACAGGCCCGCGCTATTCACCTGCTGACCCGTGTTCCCCCGCGTGACGTGGAAGGGCGCGAGGTATTGCGCTGGGAAGTCAGGAAGAACAGTTTTGCAAAGTCTGGCCACGCCTTGGGCATCGAGGTAGAACGCCTGGAAGATACAGAAGGGCGCGTGTACGGCGTCAATCTGAATCCCTGCGAACTGCCAGAGGAACCGGAGGGCCGGGACACCCGCTCAGACCGTGCTAAGGCCGCTGTCATCGCGCTACTGAGTGAACGTGCCGGGCAGTCTGTCCCTCACGGTGAGCTGCTGGCCGTGGCGATCAAAGGCGGGAACGTGAAGGAACGCAGCGCACAGCAGGCCGTCCGGGAAGCCCTGGGCAACCTGGGCGGGCTGGTGCGTGAAGTCAGGATGGGCGGGCGCGGTGCCCCACGGGCTTACGTGTACGGCGCAGAAGTCCAGCCGGAACCCGCGTCACCGGATGACGTGCCGCTGATCGTCGAGGAACCCAAAAGCGAAAAAATTTCGCATTTGAAGGAACAGGATTCAAAACCTGAAGAGGTGCTGACGTGGTAACGCATGACCTTCTGCGGGAACTGGAGGGGCGCGGTGTCCGGCTGGCCGTCGAGGGTGGGCGGCTGGTGGCCCGTGGCCCACAGGGCGCAGTCACGCCGGAACTGGCCGGGCAGATCAGGGCACAGAAGGCGGAACTGATGACGGCACTCACCGCCAGCAGCAAGGGCCAGCTTGCCCCCCTGCCTGAACCCCTGGCGCGGATGGTGGCGGCGGCCATCAGTCCCGGCCTGAACTTCCCTGCGAGTCTGCCGGGCGGCATGGTGCCCCGCCTGGGGGATTACGTGCTGGCGTGCGCGGCCCTGTACGCCGTGGGTTGTGAACCGGAACGCCAGTTACAGGGCTTGTGGGCAGCAAGAGGGGCGTGGGCGGCATGACACCCCTTCAATGTGTTGTCCTGAGTGCTTACGCCCTGCTGTCCCCCACAACGCACCCCTCCCGGCAAGTGATCGAGCAGGCGACCCGGCACCGTGCCCTGACGCCCACAGCAAAGCGGGTGGCCGTCACTCTGGCGGAACACGCCGGACTGATGGAACGGGGCAGGCTCACAGAGTTTGGACGCATGGCCGCAAAAGCCCACCTGAAGCGCCTGAACGGGCAAGGAAGTGGAGCATGACCAAGGAACGCGAGCAGCTCCAGGCGGCCCTTACGGACGCCTTCAAACGCGCCCAGACCCGTGCAAAGCGTGAAGCACCACGAGCAAAACAGGGCTGGCACACCAGACCTCTCGAAGTCATCATGCTGAATCTGCTGGGCGGTGCCGGATACCTGAACCCGGACGGCACCCTGACGGATGAAGGGGCGCGGTTTGTCAGGAAGATGCTGAAGAACGGTCAAGAACCCAGATGAAAGGCACGCGCAAGTGTTGTCAGCCGGATACCTTCCTAGCCCTGCGCCAGCGGGGCTTTTTTCGGTCTGAAGTCTCTCACGATCAGCGAAACTCCGAAAGTGTAAGGGTTGTCTGACGCGGGGCATGGGAACGCCGGGCAGCAGGAGGGGACTATCCCCCTTCCCCAGTTCTCAACCCCTGTGCGTCAGCGCGTCCAGCCAGGTGGACGAGTCCCCTATCCGTGCTGAACGCTGTTTCTTCAAGCATACTGAGGGCATGAGTAGAGGGCATGGGTGGGTGATGCGCGGTGTGCTGGAGATGCTGGGGGATCGTGGGCGGGCCAGCACGCCGGAACTGTGCGCGGCCCTGTTCCCGGCAGGGACTCGCCCGGCTCTGGAGTCCACACGCCGGGCGCTGAGGCGGCTGGTGAAGGAAGGCCATGTTTCCCTGCTGGGCTTCAATGTGCTGGGTGAACGGGTGTTCTGCCTGGCGGCGCAGCGTGAAAGGCTGGTGTGCCCCTGGGCGAAAGATACGCCGATGGGGAACTTCATCCGGGCACAACGGCGGCACCGCATGAAACAGCATTTAGGCTGGGCGGTACGGCTGTGGAACAGCACGCGGGTTCCCCTGACGGCGCAGTGAGCCGGGACTATAGCTGGGGAAATTCACAGGGGGGTTAATTGAACCTTTGAACCCCGTACCCTTCCCCCCTACGCCCGGTCAATATTGCCTGTCGGTAATTGAGCAGCGGTGTACGGTAAGGATATGGCAGACAATCAGAATCCGCCCCCTGAAGGGTTGAGCGAGGCAGATAAGGCCAGGATTCGGGCCGAGGAAGAGTATCGGGCGCAAGTCCAGTCTGACCTGAAGAAAACACCTGCACAGATTCAGCTTGAGAAGGCACAAGCTGAGCGTGAGGCAAAAGCGAAGGCCATCAAGGAACAGCAGGAAGCAGACAAGGCCAAAGAGGTAGCACGCCGGGCTGCACTGACCGCAGACCAACGAAAAAAAGAAGATCGCCAGAATGCCGCTACAGGCGTGGGATGCCTTACCGTTTCAATCGCAGCGCTTTTTCTTGGTTTATGGGCGTGTGGCATCATCCCCTATAACAAGAAAGCTCCTGTGACCAATTCAGCAGCTTCAGCACAAGCAGAAAGTGATGTGGATTGGACGCCGGAAATGCAAGCCCAGTGGGACGCCAGGGAAAAATGCGTGCTGGCGGTGAACGAAAAGCTAGGCGGATCATCGCCTAACGTCGATTCGGACATAGAAAATGTGCGGCGTACCGAGGGGAATAACTGGATTTGGGAAAGCTGGGCAAAGGATTTTGACGGAACAAGTGAAGTCACAAAGCTCTTCACCTGTCGCATTGTCGATGGCACAGCCAGTATTGAATTCAAGTGAGCGCGTCAGGGTTTCCCCTCGAATGCAGAGGAAGCAAACTGTCGCAGATCGTTACAGTTTGCCGGGCTTCCTGCTGTGCATTTGTGCCGCCGACCAACTTACCCGCGCCGGTAAGAAGGTGCTGACTGGGGAAATTCCCCAGTTGAATAAGCGCACAGGGCTAAACAGGGGTGTTGATGTTGTCGCTACCCTTATTCTCCACGCGCACGGGGCACACTGTCACGCCCGGCTACAGTGTCAACTTCCATTTGAAACGGCAGTTGGTGGGGATTCCGTTTCAAACGGCACCCTCTACAAACGGGGATTGTCCTGTACGCACTCGCGTTTCAGATCGCTCAAATTGAGCGGTTCCCAAATGTCCAAATTCTGGACTTTTGCCGGTTGCCCTGGTATGTATTGCCAGTTTGCCAGTAATCGGTTTTTCCCTGCTGGGTGCGGTGTTTTTACTGGTAGCGTGTTTTTGCCAGTAATCGAGTCTGCCAGTAAAAATGAAGGCCACAGGAAGCCCGTGAAGGCCGTTCAAAAAGGCGCTGAGGGTATTTACACCTGATGTTTTTGGGTGCATCCCCAAAAAGGGGCACCTGGCCGGGTGCGTGGATGCTTCTTTTCGGTGGCGTCACCAAAAACTTATTCCTCGCGTGCATGGGTGCTTCGGTGAATTTGATGTTGTGGCAATTTGCCACGACCTTATTCCCTCGCGTGCGTGGGTGCTTCCCCGAGTTGGTACAGGTTTCCTGTACTTATTCCCTCGCGCTTTCAGTCTCGGAATTTCCGAGGTTGTCACAGGCTCTGACAACTTCATCCCCTGGCATGGGACTTCACTTTCTGTCACAAAAAACCCGGCACTCAGGCCGGGGCGGTTGATCGAGGTGGGCTTAGCGGGTGGCCGTGTTCAGGATTTCCGCCAGGGCTTCCCCTGCTATTTCCTGCGCCAGGATGCCCGCTTCATCGTCGGCATACTGAATGATTCTGGAGTGAGCGGCCCAGGTGAGAAAGTAATCTTTCATGGCCGTTTTAAGCAGTGAGCGCAGGTGATCGTGGGCAGCATGAGCCAGGGCGTAATGAGTCATGCACTGCGGGCAAAGCACCTCATCCCATACGGACTGAACGGCGTCAGGTGCCCCGCAACCATCACACCGCTGGCCGCTCATGCCGTCACCGCCTGGAGGTTCAGGACGCGGCGCACAGTGTCAGTCAGTGACGCGGGAACGTGGTAGCAGGCGGGCTTGCTGGTGGTGTAATCCCCAATCAGCACGGCGTTACCTTGAACCGCTTCAGGGATCAGCAGCGGGCGCGGCAGATCGGCCAGGCGGACAACTGTGCCAGTGTCCAGCACCATCACGGGAGGCTGGCAGGCGTTGAGACTGGTGACGGTGGGCAGAAAGTCAGTGAATGCAGCAAGGTTCAGCATGGTGTTTTCTCCAGATGGGGTGAATGAGGTTCACGTCATGGGGGAGATCAGACTTACCCCATCACAAGGGTGTGATTTCAAGTCACACCCTTGAACGTGATTCAGGCGGCGGCGCGGTGGGCATCGAGCGGGAACATGTTCAGCAGGTACGCCCACACCTGGCGGGCCTGCTGCTCAGTCAGGGCAGCCAGGCTGTAGCACTCATCGAGGCCAGCACCGCGCCGGGCGATTCCGTAGTGATCGTGCAGACCCAGGCGGCCCATGATGGTGTGCAGCTTGTGGGCGCGGGCCTTACCGATGGTGGCCGGGGCGCTGGGCTGGCTCAGGACTTCCGCCAGGACTTCCACGCGGGCACCTTCCAGCAGGTTCACGGCTTGCTTCACGGTGACGGGCTGGCCGTCCACGGTGGCGCTGAGCGGGCCGCCGACCACTTCACGGCTGAGGGTAATGGTGTGGGTGTCCACGGCGGTGACGGTGCCGCACTCGCGGTAAGTGACAACGGCCTTCCAGGTGCGGCTGAGGGCGGGGCGTTTGGTATCTTGCATGGTGATTCCTTTCTTGCTTGGGGGAGTCAGAGAGGGCCGCTACTTTCCACGGTGGGCGTCCCTTTTCTGCTGGCTTTATGATAGCACTATCCGCTAATAAGTCAACGCCTACCGCTATTTAACGTGCTAGTATCCGCATATGGATGA
This genomic interval from Deinococcus fonticola contains the following:
- a CDS encoding AAA family ATPase, translating into MALKIIDLTAQLRHIEFLVPGLIPAGYITIGASREGIGKTMIFSGLAWQMTRPAGRGEFLGQPVPHGPVIYLNTDAADGEARSVRHWLEQHRNTYPDGDMNGVTVLESTGAGLTIEEFTELLNMAKEMGARCVIIDSFMGTFPGIDGNKLQDALRPMFALRDFAAQTGAAVIVLDHLPKKGANEKEGDRGVMGSTGKGAQARAIHLLTRVPPRDVEGREVLRWEVRKNSFAKSGHALGIEVERLEDTEGRVYGVNLNPCELPEEPEGRDTRSDRAKAAVIALLSERAGQSVPHGELLAVAIKGGNVKERSAQQAVREALGNLGGLVREVRMGGRGAPRAYVYGAEVQPEPASPDDVPLIVEEPKSEKISHLKEQDSKPEEVLTW